From a region of the Triticum aestivum cultivar Chinese Spring chromosome 7D, IWGSC CS RefSeq v2.1, whole genome shotgun sequence genome:
- the LOC123166159 gene encoding probable CoA ligase CCL12 isoform X2, translated as MAATARGSVGEIRAGDVEAAGLTAADAGAFLAALRSATGKCGADAAAAWAAVVAAGVLRPDHPHALHQLVYYSVYAGWDRAQRGPPPYWFPSPTDCKQTNLGRVMEENGPKLLGASYKDPISSFGLFHEFSVQNQEVYWKLVLKELSIKFVREPKTILDASDKSMKGGSWFPGAVLNIAECCLLPWPSQNRTDDSMAIVWRDEGFGDYPVNRMSLKELRTQVMTVANALDTMFRKGDRIAIDMPMTCNAVIVYLAIILGGFVVVGIADSFAPQEIGNRMRVAKAKAIFTQDFIIRGGKKFPLYSRVMEGTSAKTIVIPATGDSLGVTPRNGDMSWKDFLSRAAGRSSMYSPVYQSADALINILFSSGTTGEPKVIPWTQLCPIRCAADTWAHLDLRPKDVDLWPTNLGWVMGPIQIFSCFLNGATLALYHGSPLGRGFCKFVQDARVSVLGSVPSLVKSWKAGNLTKGLDWTKIRVLATTGEASDIDDNLWLSSRTCYKPIVECCGGTELASSYIQGRLLQPQAFGAFSGPSMSTGFVILDEQGNPYPDDLPCSGEVGLFPLYFGATNRLLNADHDKVYFDGMPIYRGRQLRRHGDIIQRTVGGYYIVQGRADDTMNLGGIKTSSVEIERVCNGADEGLLETAAVSIKPSGGGPEQLAILAVLKDGSTTCDANLLKSKFQRAIQKNLNPLFKVSYVKIVPEFPRTASNKLLRRVLRDQLKQELANRSKL; from the exons ATGGCGGCGACCGCGAGGGGCAGCGTCGGGGAGATCCGGgcgggcgacgtggaggcggccGGGCTCACGGCGGCCGACGCGGGGGCCTTTCTCGCCGCGCTCCGCTCGGCGACCGGCAAATGCGGCGCCGACGCGGCCGCTGCGTGGGCGGCGGTCGTGGCGGCGGGGGTGCTACGGCCGGACCACCCGCACGCGCTCCACCAGCTGGTGTACTACTCCGTCTACGCCGGCTGGGACCGCGCCCAGAGAGGCCCGCCGCCCTACTGGTTCCCCTCCCC GACTGACTGTAAGCAAACGAATCTTGGGAGAGTGATGGAAGAGAATGGTCCCAAGCTGTTAGGAGCATCATATAAGGATCCAATTTCAAGCTTTGGCCTCTTCCACGAATTCTCTGTTCAGAACCAGGAG GTCTACTGGAAACTGGTGCTGAAGGAGCTCTCCATCAAGTTCGTACGAGAACCAAAGACGATTCTAGACGCGTCAGATAAATCAATGAAGGGAGGGTCATGGTTCCCCGGTGCGGTGCTCAACATTGCCGAATGTTGTCTGCTACCTTGGCCTTCCCAGAACAGGACAGATGATAGCATGGCTATTGTCTGGAGGGATGAGGGCTTTGGCGATTATCCAGTGAACCGTATGTCGTTGAAGGAGCTTCGCACCCAAGTGAT GACTGTTGCAAATGCCCTTGATACCATGTTCCGAAAGGGTGACCGCATTGCAATAGACATGCCAATGACGTGCAATGCGGTTATTGTTTATTTGGCAATCATCCTTGGAGGCTTTGTTGTTGTGGGAATAGCAGACAGTTTTGCACCCCAGGAGATTGGCAATCGTATGAGGGTCGCAAAAGCAAAGGCAATTTTTACTCAG GATTTCATAATTAGGGGAGGGAAGAAATTTCCACTTTACAG CCGTGTCATGGAAGGGACTTCAGCTAAAACTATTGTAATTCCTGCAACTGGAGATAGTCTTGGAGTTACACCAAGGAATGGTGATATGTCCTGGAAAGATTTTCTTTCTCGTGCTGCTGGGAG GTCATCCATGTACTCTCCAGTTTATCAATCTGCAGACGCCTTAATTAATATACTGTTTTCATCAGGAACAACCG GGGAGCCAAAAGTTATACCGTGGACACAACTTTGTCCCATAAGATGTGCAGCTGATACCTGGGCACATTTGGATCTTCGACCAAAGGACGTAGACTTGTGGCCTACAAATCTGGGTTGGGTTATGGGACCTATACAAATATTCTCATGCTTTCTAAATGGTGCAACATTGGCCTTATATCATGGTTCTCCACTTGGACGTGGTTTCTGCAAATTTGTGCAG GATGCCCGTGTGAGTGTATTAGGATCTGTGCCTAGCTTGGTGAAGTCTTGGAAGGCAGGGAATCTTACTAAAGGGCTAGACTGGACCAAAATCAG GGTACTTGCCACAACAGGGGAGGCTTCTGATATTGATGATAATCTGTGGCTATCTTCGCGTACCTGCTACAAGCCCATTGTTGAGTGCTGTGGAGGCACAGAGCTGGCATCCTCATACATTCAAGGTAGACTTTTACAGCCACAAGCTTTTGGAGCTTTCAGTGGTCCATCAATGTCCACTGGGTTTGTCATACTCGATGAACAGGGAAATCCATAT CCTGATGATCTACCTTGTTCTGGAGAAGTGGGTCTCTTCCCTTTATATTTTGGTGCTACCAATCGGCTTCTCAATGCTGACCACGATAAGGTTTACTTTGATGGAATGCCCATTTACAGAGGACGG CAACTCCGACGACACGGAGATATAATCCAGAGGACAGTAGGTGGTTACTATATCGTACAGGGCAGAGCAGATGACACTATGAATCTTGGAGGGATTAAG ACAAGTTCAGTGGAGATCGAACGGGTTTGTAATGGAGCCGATGAGGGTCTGCTAGAAACAGCAGCTGTTAGCATCAAACCTTCTGGCGGGGGACCAGAACAACTGGCTATATTGGCAGTGCTAAAAGATGGATCGACAACATGCGATGCAAATCTTCTGAAGAGCAAGTTCCAGAGAGCCATTCAGAAGAACCTCAATCCCCTTTTCAAG GTGAGCTACGTCAAAATCGTCCCCGAGTTCCCGAGAACTGCTTCAAACAAGCTGCTCAGAAGGGTCCTGAGGGATCAGCTGAAGCAAGAACTTGCGAATCGCAGCAAGCTATAA
- the LOC123168172 gene encoding probable carboxylesterase 5 — protein MQASKSSPANHNDGRNISVDMYPFVRKYEDGSIERFLRSPFVPASSDQARNRGVATRDVVVDKATGVSVRLFLPSGAAETAGRNRLPLVIYVHGGSFCTESAFGRTYHRYATSLAASAGALVVSVEYRLAPEFPIPAAYDDAWAALQWAASLSDPWLASYADPARTFLAGDSAGGNIVYHTAVRASHEVNNEIMDIEGLIMVQPYFWGAKRLPLELAWDDNETTVAVFPPNGVDRLWPFVTAGQASNDDPRIDPPASEISSLACRRVLIAVAGKDSLRGRGHRLAARMRDLDSRWPWMIQRRRQVTVVESEGEEHGFHLYSPLRATSKRLMGSLVEFINQQPTSPPANPMVVLGVPTTPCKDVFGYGMAMKAWCTRSSMPRNTATSLKIGRVGPSNTRYRLISGRLRMTAGNAHHKDLLSAAVPWSCVINNFF, from the coding sequence ATGCAGGCAAGCAAGAGTTCTCCAGCGAATCACAACGACGGACGTAACATATCCGTGGACATGTACCCGTTCGTACGCAAGTACGAGGACGGCAGCATCGAGCGTTTCCTGCGCAGTCCATTCGTGCCGGCGTCGTCGGATCAGGCCCGCAACCGTGGGGTGGCGACGAGGGACGTCGTCGTCGACAAGGCCACCGGCGTGTCTGTGCGCCTGTTCCTCCCGTCCGGTGCCGCCGAGACCGCAGGCAGGAATCGGCTTCCTCTCGTCATCTACGTCCATGGCGGCTCGTTCTGCACCGAAAGCGCTTTCGGCCGGACGTACCACCGCTACGCGACCTCCCTCGCCGCCTCTGCCGGGGCCCTCGTCGTGTCGGTGGAGTACCGTCTGGCGCCGGAGTTCCCCATCCCTGCGGCCTACGACGACGCGTGGGCCGCGCTCCAGTGGGCGGCCTCCTTGTCCGACCCGTGGCTGGCCAGCTACGCTGACCCCGCGCGCACGTTCCTGGCCGGCGACAGCGCCGGCGGCAACATCGTTTACCACACGGCAGTCCGCGCCAGCCACGAAGTCAACAACGAGATTATGGACATCGAGGGGCTGATCATGGTGCAACCTTACTTCTGGGGAGCCAAGCGGCTGCCTTTGGAGCTCGCGTGGGACGACAACGAAACCACCGTGGCGGTGTTCCCGCCGAACGGGGTGGACCGGCTCTGGCCGTTCGTGACGGCCGGCCAGGCCAGCAACGACGACCCCCGGATCGACCCTCCGGCCTCGGAGATCTCATCGCTGGCTTGCCGCCGCGTGCTCATCGCCGTGGCCGGGAAGGACAGCCTGCGGGGCCGCGGCCACCGCCTGGCGGCCCGCATGCGTGATCTCGACTCGCGCTGGCCTTGGATGATCCAGCGGCGCCGCCAGGTGACGGTGGTGGAGTCGGAGGGCGAGGAGCACGGTTTCCACCTCTACAGTCCGCTGAGGGCCACCAGCAAGAGGCTCATGGGGAGCCTCGTGGAGTTCATAAACCAGCAGCCCACCTCGCCGCCTGCGAATCCGATGGTGGTGCTAGGCGTGCCCACGACGCCGTGCAAGGACGTGTTTGGGTATGGCATGGCCATGAAGGCCTGGTGCACACGGTCCAGTATGCCACGTAACACTGCTACTTCATTGAAGATTGGAAGGGTTGGGCCATCCAACACAAGATATAGGTTAATCTCAGGTCGACTGCGGATGACTGCTGGTAACGCTCATCACAAAGATCTATTATCTGCTGCAGTTCCGTGGAGTTGTGTGATCAACAACTTCTTCTAG
- the LOC123166159 gene encoding probable CoA ligase CCL12 isoform X1 — MAATARGSVGEIRAGDVEAAGLTAADAGAFLAALRSATGKCGADAAAAWAAVVAAGVLRPDHPHALHQLVYYSVYAGWDRAQRGPPPYWFPSPTDCKQTNLGRVMEENGPKLLGASYKDPISSFGLFHEFSVQNQEVYWKLVLKELSIKFVREPKTILDASDKSMKGGSWFPGAVLNIAECCLLPWPSQNRTDDSMAIVWRDEGFGDYPVNRMSLKELRTQVMTVANALDTMFRKGDRIAIDMPMTCNAVIVYLAIILGGFVVVGIADSFAPQEIGNRMRVAKAKAIFTQDFIIRGGKKFPLYSRVMEGTSAKTIVIPATGDSLGVTPRNGDMSWKDFLSRAAGRSSMYSPVYQSADALINILFSSGTTGEPKVIPWTQLCPIRCAADTWAHLDLRPKDVDLWPTNLGWVMGPIQIFSCFLNGATLALYHGSPLGRGFCKFVQDARVSVLGSVPSLVKSWKAGNLTKGLDWTKIRQVATYTVRKHSTSSQAPLKKLNFYNRRVLATTGEASDIDDNLWLSSRTCYKPIVECCGGTELASSYIQGRLLQPQAFGAFSGPSMSTGFVILDEQGNPYPDDLPCSGEVGLFPLYFGATNRLLNADHDKVYFDGMPIYRGRQLRRHGDIIQRTVGGYYIVQGRADDTMNLGGIKTSSVEIERVCNGADEGLLETAAVSIKPSGGGPEQLAILAVLKDGSTTCDANLLKSKFQRAIQKNLNPLFKVSYVKIVPEFPRTASNKLLRRVLRDQLKQELANRSKL, encoded by the exons ATGGCGGCGACCGCGAGGGGCAGCGTCGGGGAGATCCGGgcgggcgacgtggaggcggccGGGCTCACGGCGGCCGACGCGGGGGCCTTTCTCGCCGCGCTCCGCTCGGCGACCGGCAAATGCGGCGCCGACGCGGCCGCTGCGTGGGCGGCGGTCGTGGCGGCGGGGGTGCTACGGCCGGACCACCCGCACGCGCTCCACCAGCTGGTGTACTACTCCGTCTACGCCGGCTGGGACCGCGCCCAGAGAGGCCCGCCGCCCTACTGGTTCCCCTCCCC GACTGACTGTAAGCAAACGAATCTTGGGAGAGTGATGGAAGAGAATGGTCCCAAGCTGTTAGGAGCATCATATAAGGATCCAATTTCAAGCTTTGGCCTCTTCCACGAATTCTCTGTTCAGAACCAGGAG GTCTACTGGAAACTGGTGCTGAAGGAGCTCTCCATCAAGTTCGTACGAGAACCAAAGACGATTCTAGACGCGTCAGATAAATCAATGAAGGGAGGGTCATGGTTCCCCGGTGCGGTGCTCAACATTGCCGAATGTTGTCTGCTACCTTGGCCTTCCCAGAACAGGACAGATGATAGCATGGCTATTGTCTGGAGGGATGAGGGCTTTGGCGATTATCCAGTGAACCGTATGTCGTTGAAGGAGCTTCGCACCCAAGTGAT GACTGTTGCAAATGCCCTTGATACCATGTTCCGAAAGGGTGACCGCATTGCAATAGACATGCCAATGACGTGCAATGCGGTTATTGTTTATTTGGCAATCATCCTTGGAGGCTTTGTTGTTGTGGGAATAGCAGACAGTTTTGCACCCCAGGAGATTGGCAATCGTATGAGGGTCGCAAAAGCAAAGGCAATTTTTACTCAG GATTTCATAATTAGGGGAGGGAAGAAATTTCCACTTTACAG CCGTGTCATGGAAGGGACTTCAGCTAAAACTATTGTAATTCCTGCAACTGGAGATAGTCTTGGAGTTACACCAAGGAATGGTGATATGTCCTGGAAAGATTTTCTTTCTCGTGCTGCTGGGAG GTCATCCATGTACTCTCCAGTTTATCAATCTGCAGACGCCTTAATTAATATACTGTTTTCATCAGGAACAACCG GGGAGCCAAAAGTTATACCGTGGACACAACTTTGTCCCATAAGATGTGCAGCTGATACCTGGGCACATTTGGATCTTCGACCAAAGGACGTAGACTTGTGGCCTACAAATCTGGGTTGGGTTATGGGACCTATACAAATATTCTCATGCTTTCTAAATGGTGCAACATTGGCCTTATATCATGGTTCTCCACTTGGACGTGGTTTCTGCAAATTTGTGCAG GATGCCCGTGTGAGTGTATTAGGATCTGTGCCTAGCTTGGTGAAGTCTTGGAAGGCAGGGAATCTTACTAAAGGGCTAGACTGGACCAAAATCAGGCAAGTTGCTACTTACACTGTTAGAAAGCATTCAACTTCATCACAAGCTCCGCTAAAGAAGCTAAATTTCTATAATCGCAGGGTACTTGCCACAACAGGGGAGGCTTCTGATATTGATGATAATCTGTGGCTATCTTCGCGTACCTGCTACAAGCCCATTGTTGAGTGCTGTGGAGGCACAGAGCTGGCATCCTCATACATTCAAGGTAGACTTTTACAGCCACAAGCTTTTGGAGCTTTCAGTGGTCCATCAATGTCCACTGGGTTTGTCATACTCGATGAACAGGGAAATCCATAT CCTGATGATCTACCTTGTTCTGGAGAAGTGGGTCTCTTCCCTTTATATTTTGGTGCTACCAATCGGCTTCTCAATGCTGACCACGATAAGGTTTACTTTGATGGAATGCCCATTTACAGAGGACGG CAACTCCGACGACACGGAGATATAATCCAGAGGACAGTAGGTGGTTACTATATCGTACAGGGCAGAGCAGATGACACTATGAATCTTGGAGGGATTAAG ACAAGTTCAGTGGAGATCGAACGGGTTTGTAATGGAGCCGATGAGGGTCTGCTAGAAACAGCAGCTGTTAGCATCAAACCTTCTGGCGGGGGACCAGAACAACTGGCTATATTGGCAGTGCTAAAAGATGGATCGACAACATGCGATGCAAATCTTCTGAAGAGCAAGTTCCAGAGAGCCATTCAGAAGAACCTCAATCCCCTTTTCAAG GTGAGCTACGTCAAAATCGTCCCCGAGTTCCCGAGAACTGCTTCAAACAAGCTGCTCAGAAGGGTCCTGAGGGATCAGCTGAAGCAAGAACTTGCGAATCGCAGCAAGCTATAA